One window of Dermacentor andersoni chromosome 7, qqDerAnde1_hic_scaffold, whole genome shotgun sequence genomic DNA carries:
- the LOC129385552 gene encoding uncharacterized protein has protein sequence MFSSEQRLLFFFFCVGPIQRCEFVEADETGILGMCEHPPVTLCRQSTAKEPVMYDPDGDMCNYHRPGRSCLAGDNRFRDMASCEAACGGPRRNPACSAPVRMHTCIPSVETDSSAHYRFANYCLPVDRGYCLIGQGFSSEQECIDVCKDEGTNPAECGNNNLAVCNLSAHLYQVAFFRGHCEQRAHICPESVGFTSVSHCTHMCTSALITLPVPTPERQRNAASVA, from the exons ATGTTTTCCTCGGAGCAACgactcttatttttcttcttctgcgtTGGACCTATACAACGGTGCG AGTTCGTAGAAGCGGATGAGACCGGGATACTGG GAATGTGCGAGCATCCGCCAGTGACCCTATGCCGACAGTCGACTGCAAAAGAGCCGGTGATGTACGACCCGGACGGCGACATGTGCAACTACCACCGACCCGGTCGCAGCTGCCTCGCCGGTGACAACCGCTTTCGCGACATGGCGTCCTGCGAAGCCGCCTGCG GTGGTCCGCGACGCAATCCCGCTTGCTCGGCACCTGTGCGTATGCATACCTGCATTCCGAGCGTCGAGACCGACAGCTCGGCACACTACCGCTTCGCAAATTATTGCCTCCCTGTGGACAGGGGTTACTGCCTCATTGGCCAGGGCTTCAGCTCCGAGCAAGAGTGCATAGATGTGTGCAAAG ACGAAGGCACCAATCCGGCCGAGTGTGGCAACAACAACTTGGCCGTGTGCAACCTGTCGGCACACCTATACCAGGTGGCGTTCTTCAGGGGACACTGTGAGCAGCGAGCACACATCTGCCCGGAATCTGTAGGGTTCACCAGCGTCAGCCACTGCACTCACATGTGCACAAG TGCGCTGATCACGCTCCCAGTGCCTACCCCCGAAAGGCAGCGAAATGCTGCCTCTGTTGCATGA